From Spiroplasma endosymbiont of Amphimallon solstitiale:
TGATTTAATAATCTACAAACTCTATGTACAGTTGATTTACTATAATCAATGGCTTTTGCTATTTTACGAATCGAAAATCCATAACTTTTATATTCTTTTATTGCTATTATTGATTCAATAGTCAGATACTTATACATTGTGCTAATTCCTTTCTTTTCTTAATTATAGAATTAACATAATTTAATTTTTATATAAGTGTCCTTTTTAATTTTACAATTCAGGATTTAATTTAATAATTAATTATAAATAACTTTATAAGATTTTAATTAGTGAAATAAATAATAAAAAAATATTTAAATATTTTATGAATAATATTGTAAAACAAGTTGCAAATAGTAACTAGTCTTGGTAATATTGAAAAGTCTTTAAATTTTTTTAATTATATTTGGAGCCGTGGCCAAGTGGTTTAAGGCATAAGTCTGCAAAACTTTGATCGTCGGTTCGAATCCGATCGGCTCCTCCAAAATATTAATAATATTTGCAAATATACTTGTAAATATTACTTTTAATAAGTTATAATTGATTAGGTTTAATGATTTAATGAGTTACTATAAATTTTAGTAATTAAATGCGCCTGTAGATCAATTGGATAGATCGTTTGACTACGGATCAAAAGGTTGTGGGTTCAAGTCCTGCCAGGCGCACCATCGGGATGTGGCTCAGCTTGGTAGAGCGCTCGGTTTGGGACCGAGAGGTCGCAGGTTCGAATCCTGTCTTCCCGACCATTATTAAATAAGGGCCCTTAGCTCATTTGGTAGAGCGCCTGCCTTGCACGCAGGAGGTGGTCGGTTCGATCCCGATAGGGTCCACCATTATATATCGGTTAAACATTTAAACTAAAACTGGCGAGGTAGCTCAGTTGATTAGAGCGTTCGGTTCATACCCGAGAGGCCATGGGTTTGAGTCCCATCCCCGCTACCATAGTCTAGGACCCTTAGCTTAGTTGGTTAAAGCTCCCGGCTCATAACCGGGCGAGCATTGGTTCGAATCCGATAGGGTCCACCATACTTAAATACTCGGAGGCTTACCCAAGTCCGGTTGAAGGGAACAGTCTTGAAAACTGTCAGTGCGTAAGTGCTCGAGGGTTCGAATCCCTCAGCCTCCTCCATTATTATTAAATTTTATACATCGCGGAGTGGGGAAGTGGTATCCCGTCGGGCTCATAATCCGAAGATCATTGGTTCAAATCCAGTCTCCGCAACCACGGTCTTGTGGTAAAGTGGTTAATACGCCTCCCTGTCACGGAGGAGATCGCGGGTTCGATCCCCGTCAAGACCGCCATTTAGAAAATAAAACATAAGCAGTATTAATTTAGAGAGTAAGTAAAAGGTCTTACTCTTTTTTTATTGGTATAATTAATAATTATTTTATTCATTATGGAAGAAAGTTTTTGATTGATTAAGTAAATTAAAAATATTAAAATACACGTATAATTTAAATAATCAATATAATTTTATTTAAATTTAACTATTACTTTATAATAGTTTTTAATTTTTAAAAAGGAGCAAAAATATGCTAAACAATTTATTAAACTTTAATAACTCATCTTCAAGTATCATAAGTAGCAATAATGTTGAGACATTGATACCAGTGAATAATGCATTAACATTAGAAAATGGTATCAATGAACCAATTTTAAAAAATATATTATCATTAAATTTTTTATATAATATTGAAATGAGTTCTAAAGAACAACTGCAATTACTAACGGCAGAACAATTACAATTATTTACGCAAAAACATATTAAAGTGTTTCCTGAATTGTAAAATTAAAAAGGACACTTATATAAAAATTAAATTGTGTTAATTCTATAATTAAGAAAAGAAAGGAATTAGCACAATGTATAAGTATCTGACTATTGAATCAATAATAGCAATAAAAGAATATAAAAGTTATGGATTTTCGATTCGTAAAATAGCAAAAGCCATTGATTATAGTAAATCAACTGTACATAGAGTTTGTAGATTATTAAATCAAAACTTATTACCATTAGAAATATTGAATAAAATTCAAAAAAATAAACAAAATGCAGGTAGAAAATTAATAATTTTAACTTTAATAGAAATTAATACTATTAATCATTTGTTAATTACTAAAAATTATGCTCTTGATATAATTGCTAATTTTTTAAAGGAAAATAAAATAAAAAGTATTTCAACAAAAACTTTATATAACATGTTTAAAACAAATCGAATGGGTTTTGATGAAAATAACTTATTGAGAAAAGGAAAAAATAAACCTCACAAACAAAAAGAAACTAGGGGCAGAATTAATAATTGTAAGTCTATTCATGAAAGAAATTTAATCATTCCTAATATTAAAAATATAGAAGAATTTGGTCATTTAGAGGGTGATACTATCATTGGTAAAGATCATAAAAGTTCTATTATTACTTTAGCTGATATATGATCAAAAACCACAATTCCTTTAGCAACTAAAAATAATAAATCAGAAAATATTACAAAAAGTATAATAAAATTTATTTCAAAGTTACAAAAAGGAACAGTTAAAACTATTACTTTTGATCGTGGTAAAGAATTTAGTAAATGAAAATTAATCGAAAAAAATTGTAATGTTAAGATTTATTTTGCAGATCCTGGTAAACCTTGTCAAAGAGGTTTAAATGAAAATAATAATGGTATTTTAAGAAGATATTTACCAAAATCTACAGATCTATCTTCATATAAACAAAAAGATTTAAATACTATAGCATTTCAAATTAATTCTACACCCAGAAAATCACTATCTTATAAAAGACCAATAGATTTAATACAATTATTTTAAAAAACTGTCCCATTTATATTTACAATTCAGGTAGAAAAAAAACGTTCGACTCGTTCGAATTTAGAAATGTATACTAGTCAGAAAATTAAATCATTAACAGAAAAGAAAATTAAATCATTAACAGAAAAGGAAATTCAATCATTATCATTAGAACAAATTCGAGCGCTTGCACCATGACAGATTAGATTATTTACATCTGATCAAATTTCATGATTTAGACCAAGTCAGATTACAAATTTTACTAAAATACAAATACAAACTTTTACAAAGGAACAAATTTCATGATTTACACCAAGTCAGATTGCACAATTTACATCTGACCAAATTTCATGATTTGAATGATGACAGATTCAAGCATTAACTAAAAACCAAATTCAATCATTTAGTCATGCAGACATTAGTTCTTTTACATCTGACCAAATTTCATGATTTAGACCAAGTCAGATTGTAGAATTTACTAAAAACCAAATTCAATCTTTTACAGAAGAACAAATTCAAGCATTCACAATCGAACAAATACCATATTTTACACCAGAACAAATACCACATTTACACCAGAACAAATTCATTTTTTTACAGCAGAACAACGAAAAATTTTTGAGGGAAAAATAGATAAGTATTTTAATAGCACAACTAGCACAACAGTTGATTCAACAACAGTAAAACAAGTTGAAGAATTTAATTCAAAACCAATGCAATTATTATCAAAATCAGAAATTCAATCATTATCATTAGAACAAATTCTGTTATTAACTCCAATACAAAAAGCAGAACTGTCAGAAGAACAAATTTCATGATTTAATCAAGAACAATTGGCAACATTTAAATTAGAGTCAGAGCAAGTTGAAAACAATAAATTAGTTTCAATGTCTTTTTGAATTTTACCTATTTTTCCTCTTTGTTTAGTTGGAGGTTTAATAGGTTTTATTTTTAAAAAAATTAGAACTAATTTTAAATCAAATAATAACTTAGAAAGAAATAATGCAAATAAATCACAAGAATTAATAAATATAAATAATGAAGAAGAAATATTAATTATGGATAATATTGAATTACAATCTGTATGTGATGAAAATGTAGAAAATCTAAATAATGAAGTTGATAAGTGAAAACAAATAAACTCAATAGATTTATCATATTCTCACTCAAAATTAGCAAGTGCAAGTATTTCTAGATACTCCATATAATCAAAAAAATATTTAAACAATACTATATTATTAAAATAAACAATAATTATTGAAAATTATTGTTTATTTTTCATATTACTTGTAGTTAAAAATAGATATTATTAATTATGTTTGTATTTATTTTAAAATAATAATTTGATTATTTTATAGATTTAAAATTCGGATATAAGTTAACTATATAGTTTTTAAATAAAATGCATTATAATTATTTTATAGGATGGGTGAAAGATATGGATAAATCATTAGATAAACAATTTTTAACTACAAGTAATCTTATTGGTCAAAAAGAGTTAAAGAAATTAAAGGAAACTCCTTTACCTTCATTATTAGATTTAAATTTAACAAGAGTTTATTTTACTAGTCTTGGTGATGGTTTTTCGCGAATATTTATTTTAACTATTCAAATTTTTTGAATTGGTTTGATTTTTTTTAATGGCATTGGTTTTGGTCAATTGGTTGCTAATCTTCCTGGTATACCATCAGCACCAGTTTTTCAAAGTGCAATATTAAAAGTAGTAGCAATGTTAGTTACTGTTTTATTTGCTTTTATAATTTTAATTATGATTTTACCCGTTTTTTTATCTAAAACTATTAGAGGTATTGGTTTAAGTTGTTTATTTTTTTTAATATTTGGTTCTATTGTTAATTTAATAATTATTGGTATTAGTTTTTTTATGTTTTCTTATAGTGACAGTCCTTATCGAATGACAGTATTGATTTTCGCGGTTATAGCACTCTTATTATGATGAATTGCTATTTTGCATTGATGATTAAATACTATTGAAAATAAAAAATATTTAATTAAAAGTATTATTAAAATGTATGAATTAAGTTTTAGATAATGGAAATTTAGGTGAATAATATATGACTAAAAAGAAAGATAATGATGATTGAAGAAAACTAAATAATATTACTAAATACGTTACTGGTAAAGTAGAACCAGTAAAAGTAAAAAAAAGTTTTCTGACAATAACTATTTCTTTAATTATGATAATTGGTTTAGCAATTAGTACTTTTTTTATTGCTCTTGCTATGCAGAGTGCTTTTAATATTGGTGATTTTAAACAAAATATTCCAGAAGAATCAATTATTGTTGATATGAATGATGTTCCAATTGATAGTAGTAATAAAAATTTACGTTTGCCATTTTTTGAAGAAGAATCAAAAAAACAAGTTTTTGATTTATTAATAAAAGAATCTTGATGAGATAGTTTTTTTCCAACTAATATTACTAATTATGATTTCACTTTTTATAAACCTAATAGTAATGATGAATTAGATAAGAGTTTAATTCAAACTGATGGTGTTACTAAATTTGATTTAAAATTAAAGTTACAATCTTCATTTATTGAATTTAAAATGCCAGTAATTGCATTAATTAAAAATACTGCTAAATTTTATGAAAAATTTATGATGTTTAATCAATTTGAAGGAAAATTTAGTAAACATATTTCAGGAAAATTTCCAAATGGTAGTGATTATTTGCAAGAACAATGAACACATGGTTATTTACCAACTAATTTTTATTATGCGGATAAAATTGATAATACTGTTATTTATAAAACAATCGAAGATGAAATTAATAAATTTATTAATGATTATGAAGAAGAATTTGCTAGTGATACTCATCTTTATCCAATAATATCAACAATTCCTTTAGCAGATATTGATTTTAATGATGTAGCTACTATTAAGCCATATTTTGAATTAGTTCATCATCCCGAATTAAATTATGTTGGTAATGCTGTGAATAGTTCCAAAGAATATGTTAATCTTTATTCATATTCTTCAAATTTTCCATTAAAACCTTTTTATATAACATATGTTTCTAATCCAAATGTTGTTTATGATTTCATTGATTTAAAACCAACAAGTATTGAAGAGGTTATTGATTATCTTAAAGTTAATCCTATTGATTTTGTTCCTTTTAGTATGGTACAAGAAGCAGTAGATAGTGATGAATCATTAATAAAATATAGTCCTCCACATGTATTATTGACTAGTGATAATAGTGGTAATCATTTTAAATATAAAGAATTGAGTTATTATTTTGGCTTTTCAAATTCAATAAATAATAGTATTGAAAATATTAATGTTAATGATTATATTAATATTGGTGATCTAGAAACCTTTTTAGAAAATAAATATTGACAAGAAATGTATCAATTTGCAAAAAATAATTCTACTTTTTTCTTATTAGATTATCCTGATTCGAGGGTTGATCCAAATATTAATTGAAATCTTGTTATTAAATCACTTGCTACTTTTAAAGGATATTTTATTAAAGCTTTAAAGGTGCAAATTGATGAGTTAACTGCTTTTACTTTTTTAGATATTGATGGTAATAATTTATCATTAAAGGCAACTGATATTATTAAGATTGATGATATTAAAAAAATTAGATTTCATATTGGAAAAGATTTGACAAGCAGTGACTATGTTCCCAAGCCTCATAGTTTTAATTTTACTTTTAAAGTAAAGTGAATTTAAATACTTAAAAATAAGTGTTGATTTTATGAAAATGGGTTAAATTTTGATAACTATAATTTAATATTCATACTACTTATATAAAATAGTTTTAATTATATAGGTTATTAATTGTAAAATTAATATAAATTTGTTATTATTCTTATGTATAAAAAATATAAATAATATAGTAGTTTTTAACCCATTGTTTGTTGAGATAAAAGCAAATGGGTTTTTATTTTGAAAGGAAAATTATAAATGATATTGCAAAAATATAAAAAATTAAAATTAGCAACCTTATTTTTATTTATTTTAACTATTTTAACTATTTTAATTATGGTAATTGGTTTAATGTTAATTGGTTTTTCAAATTTTAATAAAAGTTTTTTTGAACATCTTAAATTATATAAAGAAAAAAGACTTATTATAGAAATAACACTAGAAATAACAAATGGATTTAGTTTATTAAATTATATGAGTGTAAATTATATTTTAAATCATTCTGCAGAAAATATATGTTTATCAGTAGTTCATAATTATGATGGTTATTATGATTGAGTTCAGTTACAAATTGGAGTTATTTTTTGTATAATTTTAACTCCAATTTTTGGATTTTTTACTATTGCATTAACTTTTTTAATTATTGGTTTAAAAGTAAAAATAAAAAATAATAATTTTTGAGATGCAATCCAAAAATGTGAAATAATTAACAGTTATTATGTTCATTAGGTATTTTGTTTTTAAAATATATTAAGTATTATTTTTAGTGAATCAACAAAATATTTTATTTTATATATTGATTTATAATTTCTTATTTATTTAAAAAATATTTTTAATAATTATTTAATTTTGGATGGTCAAAGTTAAATAATTATTTTTTTGTTTTTTAATTTTGCCATATTATATTTCCTGAATTGTAAAATTAAAAAGGACACTTATATAAAAATTAAATTGTGTTAATTCTATAATTAAGAAAAGAAAGGAATTAGTACAATGTATAAGTATCTGACTATTGAATCAATAATAGCAATAAAAGAATATAAAAGTTATGGATTTTCGATTCGTAAAATAGCAAAAGCCATTGATTATAGTAAATCAACTGTACATAGAGTTTGTAGATTATTAAATCAAAACTTATTACCATTAGAAATATTGAATAAAATTCAAAAAAATAAACAAAATGCAGGTAGAAAATTAATAATTTTAACTTTAATAGAAATTAATACTATTAATCATTTGTTAATTACTAAAAATTATGCTCTTGATATAATTGCTAATTTTTTAAAGGAAAATAAAATAAAAAGTATTTCAACAAAAACTTTATATAACATGTTTAAAACAAATCGAATGGGTTTTGATGAAAATAACTTATTGAGAAAAGGAAAAAATAAACCTCACAAACAAAAAGAAACTAGGGGCAGAATTAATAATTGTAAGTCTATTCATGAAAGAAATTTAATCATTCCTAATATTAAAAATATAGAAGAATTTGGTCATTTAGAGGGTGATACTATCATTGGTAAAGATCATAAAAGTTCTATTATTACTTTAGCTGATATATGATCAAAAACCACAATTCCTTTAGCAACTAAAAATAATAAATCAGAAAATATTACAAAAAGTATAATAAAATTTATTTCAAAGTTACAAAAAGGAACAGTTAAAACTATTACTTTTGATCGTGGTAAAGAATTTAGTAAATGAAAATTAATCGAAAAAAATTGTAATGTTAAGATTTATTTTGCAGATCCTGGTAAACCTTGTCAAAGAGGTTTAAATGAAAATAATAATGGTATTTTAAGAAGATATTTACCAAAATCTACAGATCTATCTTCATATAAACAAAAAGATTTAAATACTATAGCATTTCAAATTAATTCTACACCCAGAAAATCACTATCTTATAAAAGACCAATAGATTTAATACAATTATTTTAAAAAACTGTCCCATTTATATTTACAATTCAGGTTTTAAAAAAATAAATTTAAATTTAATAATTTTGTAAAATTAAACGCTTATAATTTTGATTTATATCAGATACTATTATTAAGTTTTAATACCTAAAATAAGTTATAATATAAATAAAAAATAAGGGGTGTTAGATATATGGAAGAAAAAAAAGATGACTTAAAAAATACTCCATTGTCAAATGTTGATAATAGTATTATCAAATCAAATAATGATAATCCATCATTTAAAGATATTGAAGAACAACGTTTTACTACTTATAATCCGTTATTAAGTGATAGTATTAAATTTAAAAGAATGTATTGAAGTTCAAAAATGGAAAATATTGCTCGTATTTTGTTACTTACAGTTTCATGTTTTCATTTAATTTTTTCTTATTTTTTAGCTAACAATTTGGTTAATCAAATTTTGAGTAATAAAGGTAGTAACATGAACCCAACTTATATAATTTATATATTTTTAATTATAACTTTGGGATTTAATTTTATATTTTATTTACCAGTAGCGATTGGTCGCACTGCTAGTGCTATGTTTGGATGATCAATTGTTTATATTATTTTAGCAATTGCTTATTTTATAGTTTTAGAAGTATTTTGTACAATTTTGTTAGTGGTTAATGGATTAGTAAATGAAACTGTTTCTGCAGAAGTTCCAATATTTATGATTATTGTTTTACTAATAACTGTTTTATGATTAATTGCTGCTTGTTTATTAATTGTTAAAAGTGATGATGTAAGAAGAGAATTAAGTGTCGAATAAATAATAAGTAAAGGAGAATATAAATGAG
This genomic window contains:
- a CDS encoding IS30 family transposase; the protein is MYKYLTIESIIAIKEYKSYGFSIRKIAKAIDYSKSTVHRVCRLLNQNLLPLEILNKIQKNKQNAGRKLIILTLIEINTINHLLITKNYALDIIANFLKENKIKSISTKTLYNMFKTNRMGFDENNLLRKGKNKPHKQKETRGRINNCKSIHERNLIIPNIKNIEEFGHLEGDTIIGKDHKSSIITLADIWSKTTIPLATKNNKSENITKSIIKFISKLQKGTVKTITFDRGKEFSKWKLIEKNCNVKIYFADPGKPCQRGLNENNNGILRRYLPKSTDLSSYKQKDLNTIAFQINSTPRKSLSYKRPIDLIQLF